The following are encoded together in the Nomascus leucogenys isolate Asia unplaced genomic scaffold, Asia_NLE_v1 000707F_120825_qpd_obj, whole genome shotgun sequence genome:
- the LOC100582114 gene encoding ATP-dependent 6-phosphofructokinase, liver type — translation MAAVDLEKLRASGAGKAIGVLTSGGDAQGMNAAVRAVTRMGIYVGAKVFLIYEGYEGLVEGGENIKQANWLSVSNIIQLGGTIIGSARCKAFTTREGRRAAAYTLVQHGITNLCVIGGDGSLTGANIFRSEWGSLLEELVAEGKISETAARTYSHLNIAGLVGSIDNDFCGTDMTIGTDSALHRIMEVIDAITTTAQSHQRTFVLEVMGRHCGYLALVSALASGADWLFIPEAPPEDGWENFMCERLGETRSLGSRLNIIIIAEGAIDRNGKPISSSYVKDLVVQRLGFDTRVTVLGHVQRGGTPSAFDRVLSSKMGMEAVMALLEATPDTPACVVTLSGNQSVRLPLMECVQMTKEVQKAMDDKRFDEAIQLRGGSFENNWNIYKLLAHQKPPKEKSNFSLAILNVGAPAAGMNAAVRSAVRTGISHGHTVYVVHDGFEGLAKGQVQEVGWYNVAGWLGRGGSMLGTKRTLPKGQLESIVENIRIHGIHALLVVGGFEAYEGVLQLVEARGRYEELCIVMCVIPATISNNVPGTDFSLGSDTAVNAAMESCDRIKQSASGTKRRVFIVETMGGYCGYLATVTGIAVGADAAYVFEDPFNIHDLKVNVEHMTEKMKTDIQRGLVLRNEKCHDYYTTEFLYNLYSSEGKGVFDCRTNVLGHLQQGGAPTPFDRNYGTKLGVKAMLWLSEKLREVYRKGRVFANAPDSACVIGLKKKAVAFSPVTELKKDTDFEHRMPREQWWLSLRLMLKMLAQYRISMAAYVSGELEHVTRHTLSMDKGF, via the exons ATGGCCGCGGTGGACCTGGAGAAGCTGCGGGCGTCGGGCGCGGGCAAGGCCATCGGCGTCCTGACCAGCGGCGGCGACGCGCAAG GCATGAACGCTGCTGTCCGGGCTGTGACGCGCATGGGCATTTATGTGGGTGCCAAAGTCTTCCTCATCTACGAG GGCTATGAGGGCCTCGTGGAGGGAGGTGAGAACATCAAGCAGGCCAACTGGCTGAGCGTCTCCAACATCATCCAGCTG GGTGGCACTATCATTGGCAGCGCTCGCTGCAAGGCCTTTACCACCAGGGAGGGGCGCCGGGCAGCAGCCTACACCCTGGTCCAGCATGGCATCACCAACCTGTGCGTCATTGGCGGGGATGGCAGCCTCACGGGTGCCAACATCTTCCGCAGCGAGTGGGGCAGCCTGCTGGAGGAGCTGGTGGCGGAAG GTAAGATTTCAGAGACTGCGGCCCGGACCTACTCGCACCTGAACATCGCCGGCCTAGTGGGCTCCATCGATAACGACTTCTGCGGCACCGACATGACCATTGGCACGGACTCGGCCCTCCACCGCATCATGGAGGTCATCGatgccatcaccaccactgccCAGAG CCACCAGAGGACCTTCGTGCTGGAAGTGATGGGCCGGCACTGCGG GTACCTGGCGCTGGTATCTGCACTGGCCTCGGGGGCCGACTGGCTGTTCATCCCCGAGGCTCCGCCTGAGGACGGCTGGGAGAACTTCATGTGCgagaggctgggtgag ACTCGGAGCCTTGGGTCCCGGCTGAACATCATCATTATCGCTGAGGGTGCCATCGACCGCAACGGGAAGCCCATCTCATCCAGCTACGTGAAGGAC CTGGTGGTTCAGAGGCTGGGCTTCGACACCCGCGTAACTGTGCTGGGCCACGTGCAACGGGGAGGGACGCCCTCTGCCTTCGACCGAGTCCTG AGCAGCAAGATGGGCATGGAGGCGGTGATGGCGCTGCTGGAAGCCACGCCTGACACGCCGGCCTGCGTGGTCACCCTCTCGGGGAACCAGTCAGTGCGGCTGCCCCTCATGGAGTGTGTGCAGATG ACCAAAGAAGTGCAGAAAGCCATGGATGACAAGAGGTTTGATGAGGCCATCCAGCTCCGTGGTGG GAGCTTCGAGAACAACTGGAACATTTACAAGCTCCTTGCCCACCAGAAGCCCCCCAAGGAGAAG TCTAACTTCTCCCTGGCCATCCTGAACGTGGGGGCCCCGGCGGCTGGCATGAACGCGGCTGTGCGCTCGGCGGTGCGGACCGGCATCTCCCACGGACACACAGTATACGTGGTGCATGATGGCTTCGAAGGCCTAGCCAAGGGTCAG GTGCAAGAAGTAGGCTGGTACAACGTGGCCGGCTGgttggggcgtggtggctccatGCTGGGGACCAAGAG GACCCTGCCCAAGGGCCAGCTGGAGTCCATTGTGGAGAACATCCGCATCCATGGTATCCATGCCCTGCTGGTGGTCGGCGGGTTTGAG GCCTATGAAGGGGTGCTGCAGCTGGTGGAGGCTCGCGGGCGCTACGAGGAGCTCTGCATCGTCATGTGCGTCATCCCAGCCACCATCAGCAACAACGTCCCTGGCACCGACTTCAGCCTGGGCTCCGACACTGCTGTAAATGCCGCCATGGAG AGCTGTGACCGCATCAAACAGTCCGCCTCGGGGACCAAGCGCCGTGTGTTCATTGTGGAGACCATGGGGGGTTACTGTGGCTACCTGGCCACCGTGACTGGCATTGCTGTGGGGGCCGACGCCGCCTACGTCTTCGAAGACCCTTTCAACATCCATGACTTAAAg GTCAACGTGGAGCACATGACGGAGAAGATGAAGACAGACATTCAGAGGGGCCTGGTGCTGCG GAACGAGAAGTGCCATGACTACTACACCACAGAGTTCCTGTACAATCTGTACTCATCAGAGGGCAAGGGCGTCTTCGACTGCAGGACCAACGTCCTGGGCCACCTGCAGCAG GGTGGCGCTCCAACCCCCTTTGACCGGAACTACGGGACCAAGCTGGGGGTGAAGGCCATGCTGTGGTTGTCGGAGAAGCTGCGCGAGGTTTACCGCAAGG GACGGGTGTTCGCCAATGCTCCAGACTCGGCCTGTGTGATCGGCCTGAAGAAGAAGGCGGTGGCCTTCAGCCCTGTCACTGAGCTCAAAAAAGACACTGATTTCGA GCACCGCATGCCGCGGGAGCAGTGGTGGCTGAGCCTGCGGCTCATGCTGAAGATGCTGGCGCAATACCGCATCAGTATGGCCGCCTACGTGTCAGGGGAGCTGGAGCACGTGACCCGCCACACCCTGAGCATGGACAAGGGCTTCTGA